The Petroclostridium xylanilyticum region TGGAAAGCTTTTGTTCCCTGTTACATATATAACTTCCTCAGATTTATTTATCTTTGGACTTCCAATAGGCTTCATTATCCCTTTGCATTCCTTACACTCAAATTTTATTGCAACAGGCCTTACCCTATGACCAAATCTATTTAAAAATTCATCCCAATGGTCAGAAAATATCTGCTTTATTATCCCTCTTGTCATTCCACATACTTCCTGTTAATCTTTTACATTATTCTGATAGCCCTTGCTATTACTATGTTAAACCATAGTCATTTTACCAAAAAAATTTATACTTTCCTAGACAACTAGACAATAAAAAAGGAAGGAATAAAATCCTCCCTTTTTTATTTTAATCTATATTATTTCTTTTGAATACCTACTACTGCTACATCTCCATCAGCGTTCAAGAACAGACGAACATCCATATACTTGTAAAGATCATCCTTAGTTAAAGCTTCAAAGTCTTCGGTTACATCAAAATCTTTATTATAGTATACAACTACATCATCGGCAAATGTGTAAATTGTATCATTAACCTTAATAATATTGGATGTTACATCTTGAATTTCTCCATATACAGCATAGCTTACTGTGTTTACAGAAGTATTTACTTTGCTGTCAGCAGTAAGTGTGAAGGATATAACAGCACCTGCTGTTTGAGCAATAGTTCCATCAACGTCATATTCAACAGCACCGTCTTTAGTAATAAGTGCTACACGATGCTTATTGTCTTTGATTGTAGTCTTATCGGTGATTACAGCATAGCTTACATCAGCGGATGCATCAATAAACATAGCCGCAACAATGTAACCATCATCTGTGAAGTAATAAGTTACAGTGTTATTATCACTTAAGTTATTCCAGCCAATAACATCTGCTTCAGCGTCATCAGAAGTATCAACGTAAGCATTAGTCATATTGAAGAGTATAGCATCCTCTTTAGCAACTAAACCACCAGCAAGTTTTCTCTTGCTAATATCATTTGCCTTTTGGTCAACAGCTGGAACACCAGTTGCTGAAGTTACTTTAACTATTTCACTGTCAGCATTTAATTCAATCTTAACAAGTGAACCCTTTGCAATACTTGCAAAGTTAACATCTGCATCACTATCTTTATTAACTTTGTATTCTACTTCAGTACCATCAGCTTTTAATACTTTCACATACTTTGATTTATTACTGTATCGGTCAGTTTCAGTTGCTTTATTTAACACAATTGAATAGCCTTCAGCAGTCGCACCAGACTCTTTTACAATTTCATAAACTTTTCCATCTTTAGTAAGTCTAGCTTTAATAGTGTCACCGAATTTTACATTGTCCCAATCATCAAAGTCACTATCCACCGCATTGTATACTTTCTCTTTTCCTGGGTAAACTTCATAAGTTGTTGAATCAATCTTAACTTTTTCAGCCTTATTTGAGCCGTTAAGTTTTGCAGCTTTAAATTCACCGATTACGGTATCGCTTACAACTAAGAACTTGATTCTGTTATCCTTAGCGTTAGATTCTGATGCATCAGCTTTTTCAGTAGCAACATATAAAATATCGTTTTCAGCCAAGTCAGCTAATTCAACGATTTCACCATCTTTTACAATTTCAGTGAATTTAGCCTTGTTGTCTTTATCCTTATTGATATATTTGCTTCCACCATCTGTTCTAATATATTTAGCTCCCGTTACTGTATTGTCAACAGTAGAAGAAACTTTTACCGGAGCTTCATATTTAAATCCATATACAAAGTCAACTTTACCATCGAAAATAACTGCAGTAGCTTCAATAAGGTCTTTCTTATCACCAAAAACACCAGCAGCTTCAAAAGCAGTTTCATCAGTTACTGAGAAATTCCAGTTTGCAACTGCACCAATTTTGTCATCTTGCATTTCATAGTTAGTTTCTACATCAGAAGTATCTTTGATCTTGATCTTATCGCCATCTTTAGATATTTCTTTTGCTACTACTACCACGGTCTTATCTTTGTCAGCTAACTGGATATCAATAAGTTTATCGTCATCATCGTCATCATAATAAGCCTTTACACGTTTACCCATGAATTGATCTAATTCTTCAGCAGTATATCCTTTTACTTTTACTTCTACAAGACTACCACCCTTGTCTTCTGCAAGAAGTTTAACCTTATCAGCATCAGTTCCGTAGTAAGGAGTTGCTGCAACGATAAATGTATCAGAACCATTAATCTTCTTCTGTACATATCCCATCTTAGTAAGGAAAGTAACACCAGCGTCCTGCTTATAAGTTGGAACGCCATTGCTGTAAGAATCAATTTCATAAAAAGGACCATTTAAAGCATTGTCAAATAGTTTAGCAATTAAACCTCTTGGTGCTGGAAGAGTTGCAGCTTCAGAAACACCGTCTAATAATTTAAGACCATAGTTTCTGTCCTTTGCTACTACAAGATAACCTGTTGGCCAGCCACCTTTTTCTTTTGCCAATACTTCATAACCCATTGCTCTCTCAATGAATGCAAGAGCTTCAACAACTGTTACCTTATCATCCGGAGCAAAAGTATCTTCGCTTTTACCCTTAGTAACTCCAAGTTGTACAGCTACATTTACATACCCAGATGCCCAGTGGTCGGCAGGAACGTCTGCAAATTTTGTAGCGCCTTTTGCTGCTTCAGCTGCACCTTCGTAACCCAATGCCCTTGTAAGCATTGTCATGAATTCAGCCCTTGTTACATCAGCAAATGGTTTTAAATCGCCAGTGCCGTCACCTTTCATGATACCAAATTTCTGCATTCTTGCAACTGAACTGCTGTAATCAGAAGCAGCAGAAGCGGTTGAGATTCCGGCAAATAATGTCAGCATCATAGTAAATACTACTACTAATGCTAATGCCTTTTTGAGATTTCTCATACTCTCAAATCCTCCCTTATAATAAAATATAGTTTTTTTGAAAGAGGGGTTTATACTATGTACGTGGTTAGGTTATCCCTCCTCCTTTATAACCTAACGTTTGCATCAGGACTGCACTTGTACTAAAATTAGTAAAAGTTACCTGTCCTGATTCTATGGTAAATTATATCATTGGAATATTTAGGAGTCAAGAAGGCAGTTTGAGTTGTAACAAAACTGTAAAGTAAACGATATTGTTCACGGTTTACGGTTCACGGTTCACAGCCTGTTTTGATTGCATTTAGCTTCGATAGCCCTTTTCAGCGCTTGTAACATTTTCAACACAATAAGTAAATCTTTTGATAACATTTCATATGATTCTTGATTTATATAACCTAAATCTTTACTTAGCAGCAAAAGATATTCTACTTCATTAGCTGATCCTATGGATATAGAAATAAATCTTTTAAAATCTCCAAAAGAATTTCTTCCATGACCTTCGGCAATATTTGTAGGAATAGAGGCAACTGCTCTTCGGATCTGATTAGTCATTCCATATCTCTCGTCTGGTGGAAACTTATTGGTCAATTTATACATATTAATTGCTAATTGATGAGACTTTTGCCATACTTTAAGGTTCATATAATGCTTGACATTATCTAGATAGTCCTCTCTGGATTCTAAAACTAACATATCATCGTTAACATCTTGAACGTATTCCATAACTGTCTTATTCCTCCAATAGTATTAACGGCCCACAATTCTCTGTGAACAGTGAACTGTGAACCGTGAACATTACCTCTTAGTTCCGAACTCCAAGCTTGCTCGGATAAATTCCCTGAACAACGGATGTGGTCTGTTTGGTCTCGACTTGAATTCCGGGTGGAATTGGACGCCGATGAACCAGGGGTGGTTGGGGAGTTCGATGATTTCGACGAGGCGTTCGTCGGGCGAGAGGCCGGTGAGCAGCAGGCCTTTTTCTTTTAGTTGTTCCCTGAATTCGTTATTTACTTCATACCTATGACGGTGCCTTTCGTAGATTAGTTCGTCTTTGTAGGCATCGTAGGTTTTGGTGTTTTCGGCGATTTTGCATGGGTATAGTCCTAAACGCATGGTCCCGCCCATTTCCTCGATATCCTTCTGCTCGGGCATGAGGTCTATCACCGGATATGGAGTTTGCGGATTCAATTCGGAGCTGTGGGCATCTTTCAGTCCTGCTACGTTTCGGGCGAACTCTACTACCGCAAGCTGCATGCCGAGACATATCCCGAAGTAGGGAATATTGTTTTCCCGGGCATATTTTGCAGCGGTGATTTTTCCTTCCACTCCCCTGTCTCCAAAGCCGCCGGGTACCAGAATCCCGTTGGCATCGCCGAGCAATTCTTTGCAATTTTCTTCCGTTACATTTTCGGAGTTGACCCATTTTATCTCTACATCGGCATCATTAGCTATTCCGCCGTGTTTTAACGATTCTACAATACTGATATAGGCATCGTGCAAGGCAACATATTTGCCTACCAGTGCAATTTTTACCTTGTGCTTAAGATTCTTTACTTTGTTTACCATCTCCGTCCATTCGGTGAGATCGGGGTTGGCACAGGCTACGTTCAGGCGCTTGCATACGATTTCCGCAAGGCCTTCTTTCTCCAGCATCAGCGGAACTTCGTACAGCGTTTCGGCATCCAGGTTCTGAATGACCCAGTCTCCCGGAATGTTGCAGAATAAGCCGATCTTGTCCCTTGCTTCCTTTGACAGCGGCATTTCGGAACGGCATACGATAACGTCGGGCTGAATCCCCAAGCCCAGCAGCTCTTTTACGCTGTGCTGTGTAGGTTTGGTTTTTTGTTCCCCTGATTTGCCCAGGTAGGGAACAAGGGTTACATGAATGTACATGCAGTTTTCTCTGCCTACATCGGCAGCAACCTGACGGATGGCTTCCAGGAAAGGAAGGCTCTCGATGTCGCCCACGGTACCGCCTATTTCGGTGATAACGATGTCGGTATGTCCCGACTTGCCTACCCTATAGATCCTTTCCTTGATTTCATTGGTGATGTGAGGGATCACCTGCACCGTACCGCCCAGGTAGTCGCCTTTTCTTTCTTTTGATATTACAGACCAGTATATTTTTCCGGTGGTGACATTGCTGTTTTTGCTTAAGTTTTCATCGATAAACCGCTCATAGTGGCCCAGATCCAGGTCGGTTTCGGCCCCGTCGTCGGTTACAAATACTTCCCCATGCTGATACGGACTCATGGTGCCCGGATCAATATTTATGTATGGGTCAAATTTTTGTATGGTTACGTGCTGTCCACGCGCTTTTAACAATCGTCCCAGGGATGCAGCAGTGATGCCTTTGCCGAGGCCGGATACAACGCCTCCGGTTACAAAGATATACTTGACTGGCATGATTTGTCCTCCTTTATACACTTCCTGTTCATGGTTTACAGTTTGCAAATTTCATATTTTTAACCACACTATTTTATTATTAGTACGCTGGAGTGTCAAGGAGTTTTTTGCTTAAAGTTATATCCAATATAATACATTTTGACTGCTGGTGGAAAACCTCCGGTTATATAACCGGAGGTTTTCCGTAAAATTAGTAGCGGGTGAAATAGGTGTATCCGCTTGAGGACCTGTAATATTTTGCCAGTTTCTGCTGGTTATATGTATCATATACATACCCTTCTATATATTTATTTGAAAATTCATTTTTGATATCATTATAAATCTTGGACATCAGTGTTTGTATCTGACTATTTGTGAGTGAATTCCATTTGGATTTGTATTTATTATAATTTATATTAATATAAAAAGTAATATCATCCTCGTTTCCGTCCAGTTCTATGGAAAGTTCCACATCATCAAAATAATCATAATATTTGTCATCCAGTTCTTCTTCCAGGTCGGATAAATCCGTATTATATCCAAGCCGTACAGTTCCGTTGGAGGATGTTGAAAAGGATAATAATGTTGAAGAGCCTGAACTGCTTTTAATATAGCCGTCTATATCTGCATCGGGATATTCATCTTTAATCACGTCACAGATATCTTGAAGAAATTCTTTTTTATCGCCGGTTGTAAGCCTGCGCCACTCATCTCCGTACTTGCTCATATCTATGTATATTCTTACGGTAATATCATCTTCATCTCCGCTTAAAGAGATGTTGAACTTGATATCTTCATATTCGGAATAATCATCGTTTAGCTCATCTTCCAAGTCATCAATATCTAATCTATAACTGCTTGTTTGTCTGCCTTCAAGCATTTTAACTTTTTGTTCAAGCAGGTATATCTGGTAGTCCTTTGCTTGCAGCTGCTGCTTTAGGTTGTCCACGGTAGGATCCGGTTTATCGGTAATGGTTATTGTATAACTATTACTGTCCCAGTGCACATCTTTATTAAATATATTGGCTAGCGTACGCAATGGGACATAGGTCGTACCATTTACGACAAATGGTTGAACATCCATATTTATTTGCTGGTTGTTGCTTATGATTTTTATATCTGCGTACCACGCATCCAGTTTTTTGATGTTTCCTGCGGCGTGGACGACAGATATTAGTGATAATGTGATAATAAATGCAGTAATTACTGCCAAAAGCTTTTTTTTGGATTTCAACATTTTTTACCTCCTATGTTTGACTTTTACTTATGTTGATTGTATTTTACCAGGAGATAATTGTCAATATTTAATTCATCCTGCCGGCTGCTGTATCATCTCTACTTCTATTTCTCTGTTCTTCTCCAGCTCCTGCGATATTTTCTTTATGCATTCTACTATCGGTTCGAAGTTTTCGTAGAATATGATAATAAGGTCGCCGGGCCTTGCGTCCAGCATGGCTTTTTGGAGGGCTTCTACTTCGTTGTAGATAATCTCCACATTTTCTTTTGAAATGCCGCCTTCCAGTACCGAATTGTACAATATATCGGCTGCTTCGCCTTGTTTGCGTCCTCTCAGGTCACTGTCTTCTTTAATGTAAATATAATCAAAATTTTCTCCACACAGCCTGCCTACCAGGCTAATATGCCTGTCCAGCCTATCCCCCGGCATTCCTATGACTCCCACGAGACGCTGGGCGCCGAGACGCCTTGCCGAATCCAATACAGTCCTGTATCCTGCAATGTTGTGCCCATAATCGACCAGCACGCTAAAGCTGCCTAGCTCGAACAGGTTAAACCTTCCGGGGTTCACATTGACATCGGCACGGAAAGATTTAAGTCCTTGCACAATCTTTTCAACAGGTATCTTTAGCCCGCAAGCTCCGCTTACTGCCGCAAGACTGTTTTCTATATTACATTCCACCTTGCCCTGGTAAGTGGCAGGAATATCTTTTACATTTAGTACCGGTGTTGTTTCATTCCCTTTTGCCATTACAATTATATTATCTTTAATATATACTGCTCTTCCTCCCTGCTTGAGATGTTTGACCACTATAGGATTATCATGATTTTTCGAAAAATAGATGATTTCACTTCTTACCCTCGGGATAATTTCCAGTACCATGGCATCATCGGCATTAAGCACCGCATAGCCGTCTTTTTTTACTGCTTCCACTACCAGAGACTTGACAAAAGCCAGATCTTCAAGGGTATTTATTCCATCTATTCCAAGATGGTCTTCAGTAATGTTTGTGATAATTCCTACATCTGCCCGGTCGTATCCCAGTCCTCTTTTTACCATGCCACCCCTGGCTGTTTCCAGCACTGCTGCTTCTACCGACCTGTTGCCAAGAACCATCCGGGCACTGTGGGGACCGGTATTATCGCCTTTCAGTATACATTTTTCATCTATATAGATACCGCTGGTGGTTGTCATACCTACGGTCAGCCCGCACGTCCTGAGGATATGGGCGATCATCCTGGTAGTAGTAGTCTTCCCATTTGTCCCTGTTACCGATACAATAGGAATAGAGCAGGGCACTCCTTCCGGGAATAGCATGTCTACAATCTCTTTTCCTACATTTCTTGCTTTGCCTTCACTGGGATAAACATGCATCCTTATGCCCGGCGCTGCATTAACCTCTACGACCGCCCCACCGTTTCTATATAAAGGCACCGATATATCGGGGGATGTTATATCGATTCCGGCTATATCGAGTCCAATAGCCTGTGCAGCTTTTACTGCAATTTGTGCATTATAGGGATGTATCTCATCCGTCCTGTCGGTGGCTGTTCCACCAGTACTCAGGTTACCGTTTTCCCTTAACCAGACAACCTGCCCCTTTGATGGGATTGATTGATCAGTAAGCCCTTGCTTCTCCAGTACTTGCTGTACGGTATTATCCATTTTCAGCTGTGTAAGGGGTTTTTCGTGTTCTTCTCCTCTTAAGGGATTAAGGTTTTCCTTTTGAACCAGTTGAGCAATAGTGCTGGTGCCATCACCTACTACACAGGCAGCACGGCGTTCGGCTACTGCACTGACTTTATCACCTACTACCAGTACCCTGTAGTCTTTTCCTTCGATAAATTTTTCTACCATTACGGCAGGACTGAATGCAGATGCAGCCTGGAAAGCTTTTCTTACCTGCTGTTCGCTGCTGAGGTTCAGTGCCACCCCTTTTCCCTGGTTTCCATCATAAGGTTTTACCACAACCGGAAAGCCTATTGCCTCGGCCAGGGTTACTGCCGAATCTTCGGTATAGGCAATATCTCCGTAAGGTACAGGAATATCCTGCTCGCTTAAGATTTGTTTTGTTAAAAACTTATTGCCGGCTATATCCACCGCAATACAGCTGGTGGCATCAGTAATGGTAGACTGTATTCTTCTCTGGTATTTTCCATAGCCAAGTTGAACAAGGCTTTCATTTCCCAATCGTGTAACCGGAATCCCTCTTTTTACAGCCTCATCTACAATTGCTTTGGTACTGGGGCCCAGTTCATACTGGGAAGAAATCTTTACTAATTTTTTAATTTCACCATTGATATCCAATTCTTCGCCCTTAATGAGTGCGTTTATCAATTTTACTGCCAGTTGTGCTGCTTCTACAGCACATTTTTCATTTTTATATTCATATATAATATGATATATGTTCGGTTCCTTCCATACTCTTGCTTTCCCATACCTGCTGTCATATCCGGCTGCTGATTGCAGCTCCAGTATAATGTGTTCTGCTACATGGGCAAGATAGGTACCCTCCTTCAACCTATCTACAAAACCACCTTCATATCCCGGTGAACAGCAGTGCCTTTTAATACCGGGTAAGAGGTGTACAAGTCTATCATTAAACCCCTCTATTTCTACAGTGGGAGTATCACAGTAGTCTTCCAGATCTACCGTAAGTTTTACTACAGGTCTGTGGCAGTAAATGTTCCTGCCGCGCAGACACTGTATGTCGATAATTTTCATTTATGAAAATCCTCCTTATTTTGCACCTTACTCACTACTCTGCTTCTCATATCAAACTTATATCCCTGTGGAATTACATGTAAAGTTACATTGGAGAGTGCCAGTAATTCGTCGGGGCTTGATTCTGAAACGTTGGAACTTTTTATGGTCCTGCCATCCAGTATAGTAACTGCATTGGTTCCTATAACTTCGAAATAGTCTTCGGGATATACTCTAATCGCAGTATCTTCATCTATTCCTATCCCTAACATATAGGGGTTTTGTGCAATACCGCAAAGGAGCCTCCCTATTCTTCCCCTCTGGTCAAAGTGCTGGTCTATGATTGCTTCCTCCAGTAATCCCAGTCCGGGAGCCATTTTCAATGTACACTTTCTTGCAGCCTCATTATTACTTCCCTCAACAATCATTGTACTGCTCATTACTGATGCTCCGGCACTGGTCCCTACGATTAATACTCCTTTTCGGTATGCATCATGCAAAGCCTGATTCACCAAAGTGCCCCCCAGAATACTGCTGATTCTCAACTGGTCACCTCCGGTAAAAAAAATGGTTGTTGCGTTTCTAATAATTTCTGTATTTTGGGATTGGTCGGCATCATCCCTGGAATCTATATTCAATATTGCAATATCTTTCACACCTAGTCGTGTAAATACTTCCCTATACTGCTGCCCCACTTCCTGCGGCAGCTGGGTTGCAGTGGTAAGTACTACCAATCGGGCATTTTCTCCTCCTGCAATCTCTACCACTTTTTTCAATATGCTGCATTCATTCTTCTTATCTTCAGCACCACCTATAATGATAAGGTTTCCCCGTACTTTGTCGCCCATAAGAAACTCCTTATTTTCGTGGGTTGTGTTAGTATGCACTGCTCGATACCCACATGCCTATCGTTATGTCATTACGTATTTTTGCCATTTACTATAACATTATTCAAAATTTTACTATAAAGGATATGTTTATTGGTTTCTATATATTTACTAATAATGATTTTACATGGCAGATAGAGTTGATAAGTTCACAGTTCACGGTTCACTGTTCACTGTAAAAGCTATTAAATCGTTTGCTGCTGTGAACTGTGAACAGTGAACCGTGAACTATATAATAATTCATGAAAATTTAAAGCAATAGAATAGGGTAATTCGTCAAATTACCCTCCAGCTTCTTTTATTATGTTGTTGGTTTTAATCTCAGTCTTAGACTTAGACATCCTGTATTCAATATATGATTGTCATTACACCTAAAAAAGTTCTGAAGAAAGTTATTGTAATTGCTTGCAGCAATAGGCCTATGATAGCAAATACTATACTGAAGGTGATTACTCTTTTCCCTTGAGCTCCTTTGCTTTTTGCAATTAATCCCATTGCTATACCCAATGGTCCAAAAACAAAAGGTAACAGAAAGATTGAGGTTATTGCAAATATCCATCCCAGCGTAATATATGTCCTACCGTGATTGTGCGTCGTGCGGTCAAAGTTTTGGTCATGGCTGATGTGGTCCACAAAACTTCACCTCGAAATAAAAAATCATTCATAAGTTATTATGAATGATTTTTTATTGTTTTATTCAAATATATAAAATTCATATTGTATATTTTCTCAACTCGCCTTTAATGTCTTGAGTAAGCTGTTCCATTTGTTGTATATATGCCATGAGCTCCTTTATTTTTTCGGAATATTCTGTCACTGTTGCACTCATTTCTTCAGAGGAGGCAGAGTTTTCTTGGGCAATGGCAGCAAGGGAGTTAATGTTTTCAAATACATTGGTAATATGAGTAGTTTCGGTTGAAAGCTTTTCTACCAGTGCGGCAATCTGTTGTGCAACATGGGCCACCCGTTCGGTGGAGGACATGTTTTCCTGTGAGACCTGCACCAGTGTCCTGTTGCTTTCTTCCAATTGCTCAAACTGGCTTGAAATTTCTTCCACCACTGAACCGATCTCTCCGGTGAATTTGAGAAGATTATCGTTAATATTTTTCACTGCCCCTTTTGAACTTTCCGCAAGTTTACGGATTTCTTCGGCTACCACTGCAAAACCTCTTCCCATTTCTCCGGCCCTGGCTGCCTCGATTGCAGCATTTAATGCAAGGAGATTGGTCTGCTCGGAAATGGAGGCTACAGTGGTTACAATGGTCATAATTTCCTTTGCTTTTTCGGCAAGCTCTTCTGCCCGCCGGTTTACTTTTGCAAAATTATCTTTTACAGCTACAATCATGCTGGTGACTCTTTCTATGTCAGCATGAGATTTGGTAATGGTTTGGACCGATTTTTCCAGCTGTTCTTTCTCCTGCATTTCCAGATTTGCAATATTATTGAGGATTGTAACATTACTATTCAACTGATGGACGGCCTTTTCGGTTTCTTCGGCCTGATGTACCGCACCATAGGCTACTTCTTGTACCGCAGCCGAAATGCTGTCGGACAGTTCTTTCATTTTTACTGCAATTTCACTGAAGTCTTTGGTAAAGCGGTACATGTCATCGGTGCCGCCTTTAAGGGCTAGAAAGTCTTTTCTTATGTTTTCCTTAATTT contains the following coding sequences:
- a CDS encoding four helix bundle protein, producing MEYVQDVNDDMLVLESREDYLDNVKHYMNLKVWQKSHQLAINMYKLTNKFPPDERYGMTNQIRRAVASIPTNIAEGHGRNSFGDFKRFISISIGSANEVEYLLLLSKDLGYINQESYEMLSKDLLIVLKMLQALKRAIEAKCNQNRL
- a CDS encoding S-layer homology domain-containing protein, whose protein sequence is MRNLKKALALVVVFTMMLTLFAGISTASAASDYSSSVARMQKFGIMKGDGTGDLKPFADVTRAEFMTMLTRALGYEGAAEAAKGATKFADVPADHWASGYVNVAVQLGVTKGKSEDTFAPDDKVTVVEALAFIERAMGYEVLAKEKGGWPTGYLVVAKDRNYGLKLLDGVSEAATLPAPRGLIAKLFDNALNGPFYEIDSYSNGVPTYKQDAGVTFLTKMGYVQKKINGSDTFIVAATPYYGTDADKVKLLAEDKGGSLVEVKVKGYTAEELDQFMGKRVKAYYDDDDDDKLIDIQLADKDKTVVVVAKEISKDGDKIKIKDTSDVETNYEMQDDKIGAVANWNFSVTDETAFEAAGVFGDKKDLIEATAVIFDGKVDFVYGFKYEAPVKVSSTVDNTVTGAKYIRTDGGSKYINKDKDNKAKFTEIVKDGEIVELADLAENDILYVATEKADASESNAKDNRIKFLVVSDTVIGEFKAAKLNGSNKAEKVKIDSTTYEVYPGKEKVYNAVDSDFDDWDNVKFGDTIKARLTKDGKVYEIVKESGATAEGYSIVLNKATETDRYSNKSKYVKVLKADGTEVEYKVNKDSDADVNFASIAKGSLVKIELNADSEIVKVTSATGVPAVDQKANDISKRKLAGGLVAKEDAILFNMTNAYVDTSDDAEADVIGWNNLSDNNTVTYYFTDDGYIVAAMFIDASADVSYAVITDKTTIKDNKHRVALITKDGAVEYDVDGTIAQTAGAVISFTLTADSKVNTSVNTVSYAVYGEIQDVTSNIIKVNDTIYTFADDVVVYYNKDFDVTEDFEALTKDDLYKYMDVRLFLNADGDVAVVGIQKK
- the cphA gene encoding cyanophycin synthetase, whose product is MKIIDIQCLRGRNIYCHRPVVKLTVDLEDYCDTPTVEIEGFNDRLVHLLPGIKRHCCSPGYEGGFVDRLKEGTYLAHVAEHIILELQSAAGYDSRYGKARVWKEPNIYHIIYEYKNEKCAVEAAQLAVKLINALIKGEELDINGEIKKLVKISSQYELGPSTKAIVDEAVKRGIPVTRLGNESLVQLGYGKYQRRIQSTITDATSCIAVDIAGNKFLTKQILSEQDIPVPYGDIAYTEDSAVTLAEAIGFPVVVKPYDGNQGKGVALNLSSEQQVRKAFQAASAFSPAVMVEKFIEGKDYRVLVVGDKVSAVAERRAACVVGDGTSTIAQLVQKENLNPLRGEEHEKPLTQLKMDNTVQQVLEKQGLTDQSIPSKGQVVWLRENGNLSTGGTATDRTDEIHPYNAQIAVKAAQAIGLDIAGIDITSPDISVPLYRNGGAVVEVNAAPGIRMHVYPSEGKARNVGKEIVDMLFPEGVPCSIPIVSVTGTNGKTTTTRMIAHILRTCGLTVGMTTTSGIYIDEKCILKGDNTGPHSARMVLGNRSVEAAVLETARGGMVKRGLGYDRADVGIITNITEDHLGIDGINTLEDLAFVKSLVVEAVKKDGYAVLNADDAMVLEIIPRVRSEIIYFSKNHDNPIVVKHLKQGGRAVYIKDNIIVMAKGNETTPVLNVKDIPATYQGKVECNIENSLAAVSGACGLKIPVEKIVQGLKSFRADVNVNPGRFNLFELGSFSVLVDYGHNIAGYRTVLDSARRLGAQRLVGVIGMPGDRLDRHISLVGRLCGENFDYIYIKEDSDLRGRKQGEAADILYNSVLEGGISKENVEIIYNEVEALQKAMLDARPGDLIIIFYENFEPIVECIKKISQELEKNREIEVEMIQQPAG
- a CDS encoding cyanophycinase codes for the protein MGDKVRGNLIIIGGAEDKKNECSILKKVVEIAGGENARLVVLTTATQLPQEVGQQYREVFTRLGVKDIAILNIDSRDDADQSQNTEIIRNATTIFFTGGDQLRISSILGGTLVNQALHDAYRKGVLIVGTSAGASVMSSTMIVEGSNNEAARKCTLKMAPGLGLLEEAIIDQHFDQRGRIGRLLCGIAQNPYMLGIGIDEDTAIRVYPEDYFEVIGTNAVTILDGRTIKSSNVSESSPDELLALSNVTLHVIPQGYKFDMRSRVVSKVQNKEDFHK
- a CDS encoding copper amine oxidase N-terminal domain-containing protein — encoded protein: MLKSKKKLLAVITAFIITLSLISVVHAAGNIKKLDAWYADIKIISNNQQINMDVQPFVVNGTTYVPLRTLANIFNKDVHWDSNSYTITITDKPDPTVDNLKQQLQAKDYQIYLLEQKVKMLEGRQTSSYRLDIDDLEDELNDDYSEYEDIKFNISLSGDEDDITVRIYIDMSKYGDEWRRLTTGDKKEFLQDICDVIKDEYPDADIDGYIKSSSGSSTLLSFSTSSNGTVRLGYNTDLSDLEEELDDKYYDYFDDVELSIELDGNEDDITFYININYNKYKSKWNSLTNSQIQTLMSKIYNDIKNEFSNKYIEGYVYDTYNQQKLAKYYRSSSGYTYFTRY
- a CDS encoding heme NO-binding domain-containing protein, with product MKGTVVSLWIKTFKNIYGEENINKAMSTIGWQTDRVISPLEDIDDGEVKQFFDSVAKQVGKDVSVILRELGRNNILSFRTWFPSYFERKSLKGFITLMDDVHTQITKKIKGARPPRMLVKELSPTEIELKYVSKRGFFDYFIGLLEGSAQLFKEKLEWTELERGQTPEGDSFMIVRLKFEKQEDVIRNHLFNRIFSLGFIKNVPIKISIYTSLLFALAYILPNIQQNLGTGLIYTAVIFIASMFVSMGCLNPMKDFRDELERMSSLDFSGNTNIKTGDDFEKYVAQFNKIKENIRKDFLALKGGTDDMYRFTKDFSEIAVKMKELSDSISAAVQEVAYGAVHQAEETEKAVHQLNSNVTILNNIANLEMQEKEQLEKSVQTITKSHADIERVTSMIVAVKDNFAKVNRRAEELAEKAKEIMTIVTTVASISEQTNLLALNAAIEAARAGEMGRGFAVVAEEIRKLAESSKGAVKNINDNLLKFTGEIGSVVEEISSQFEQLEESNRTLVQVSQENMSSTERVAHVAQQIAALVEKLSTETTHITNVFENINSLAAIAQENSASSEEMSATVTEYSEKIKELMAYIQQMEQLTQDIKGELRKYTI
- a CDS encoding CTP synthase; this translates as MPVKYIFVTGGVVSGLGKGITAASLGRLLKARGQHVTIQKFDPYINIDPGTMSPYQHGEVFVTDDGAETDLDLGHYERFIDENLSKNSNVTTGKIYWSVISKERKGDYLGGTVQVIPHITNEIKERIYRVGKSGHTDIVITEIGGTVGDIESLPFLEAIRQVAADVGRENCMYIHVTLVPYLGKSGEQKTKPTQHSVKELLGLGIQPDVIVCRSEMPLSKEARDKIGLFCNIPGDWVIQNLDAETLYEVPLMLEKEGLAEIVCKRLNVACANPDLTEWTEMVNKVKNLKHKVKIALVGKYVALHDAYISIVESLKHGGIANDADVEIKWVNSENVTEENCKELLGDANGILVPGGFGDRGVEGKITAAKYARENNIPYFGICLGMQLAVVEFARNVAGLKDAHSSELNPQTPYPVIDLMPEQKDIEEMGGTMRLGLYPCKIAENTKTYDAYKDELIYERHRHRYEVNNEFREQLKEKGLLLTGLSPDERLVEIIELPNHPWFIGVQFHPEFKSRPNRPHPLFREFIRASLEFGTKR